The genomic window CGGTACGTTTTCTATTGTAAAGGTACCATCAACATTTCCTCTTCCCGTATATACCTGCTGGTCATTTGCCCCAATGTCCGTAAGGGCAATCCAGGGTCTTTCCACGGGTCTTCCTAAAGTTAAAGGTCTAAAAGGTGGTACAAATTCTATAACTGTCATTATCCTGCCGGTTATGGTTCCCACTTCTGAAGGAGGCTTTACTTCAAACTTCATGGGTTTCACAAAACCTATCCAAACTAATGGAACCTTAAACCCTTCCCTCGGGCTATATCCATCGTTGCCTTCTTCAATCCATACATCGATTTCATGAGTTCCTTCAATAGTGGTAGTTTGTATCCAATCCGTTCCATCCGGCGGTATTGCCTGAACTGCATATTTCCCGGGCGGAATATTGTCTATCAAGGCCAATCCATTTTCATCTGTAAGAACAACTCCTCCTGTATCAGGTATGGGAATTGGGTTTCCTGAAGAATCGAACACTATATCCCCATTTATATCCTTCTCGTATTGGGTTCCTAGTGGATTCCCAAAATAGTCTACGGTTACTTCACCGACAGCATCGCTAATTACTACCCGAAACCCTTTTAATCCACGTTCCAGGGGTATATCATCTTCCCCATTTACAGGGTGATTGTCTTCAAAAACACGGACCCTTATTTTTGACAGCGGCAGTGGATTTGGATATAGTTTTACTTCTACAATAGTATCATCACCCGGCAGCACCGTCACCCAATTGCCACCCATCTTATACCCGGGTGCCAGAACAGAAATTATATATTTTCCCTCGGGTATTGTCACGCTTGCTTGAGAAGTTGCACTCTCTCCCGTCAAGATTACAGGACTGTAACTTTCTACCGGTTTTAATGATGGAAACAAAGATGGATCTCTGCTATTCTCAGGGAGTTCCACTTGAGGGTCTCCTACATTGTTTAAATTGATAATATACTTAAACCCATCTATTAAAATGTCATTAACGTCTTTAACAATAATGGTCACGCTTCCGTCAGCCATTATAGGTCTACACCTCCCCTTAAAATAATCAAGTCCACTTTATTGCTCTTTTATTGAAGGCCATTGGCTTATCTTCTTTGTCGGTTACTACATAATATGATAATAAAATTATAATGAGTTACATCGATTAGAGTGAATTTAAACGGAAATAATTTAGGCGAAATCATTTTTGGGTCGCAAAAACCTTCGCGGTGTGTTCCGCGTTGACAAAACTTTAATGAATCCCAAGTGTGGATAAGGCATCACTTTATTGGCTGGCAGCAGACTTTTCCAGAGCCCAACCGAAAAGCACTATCATGCAGGGTGGGCTAACCGCCAACACTGCCGATGACAATACCTCCTCAGGAAGGTTTTACGCCAAAGAAGTAGCCCACCACTAAGGGTGGGCTACTCGCTATCTTTCACTGCTTCAAGAATCTGTCAAGATCGCTTAGCGAATCAATCTCAAAAATGTTTTCCACAATCAATTCAAGAGTCTGCCTATCCTGACCCAGAATTCTTTCTTTGTACCCGCAGGGCAGTTCTCCAAGTTTTTTGCAAAATTTTTCTATAGTTTCTTCATCCAGCAGCTTATCTACAAGGATTATCACCGTGGCTATCAGTTGTTCAAACTCATGCTTTCTGTCTGCCAGCAACAGACCCGATGGTTAGCGCCGGCAGAAGATTTCAGAAAACAGAAGTAAATTCTTGTCTAAAAGTTACTGTGCATAAAGCGTTTAAAGTTTGCCCGATTTTTCCAGCATTCTCTTTATTATGACTGCAGCCTGAGCTCTGGTGGCACTGTCACCGGGAGCAAAAGTGCCGTCAGGATTTCCGTTCATGAGGCCCAGCGCGTCGGCCAGCCTTACATAGCTTCGGGCCCAACTGTTTACAGCACCCTCATCCCTGAACTTAACTTCGGATGTGGTGTATATGTCACTCAATTTTTTGCCGGTCACATATGAATAAGCCTTGACAATTATCACCGCCATCTCCTGTCTTGTGATTTTCTTTTCCGGCGCAAAATGGCTGGCATCAACACCAGAAATTATGCCTGCCCTGGCGGCGCCCATAACGGCGTCTTTATACCAAGCCTCATCGGACACATCGATAAAATTGCTTTGGGCACCCTGCTCTTTGATATTGAGCGCCCGGGCTATCAAAGCGGTAAATTCCGCTCTCGTGATGCTTCTTTCGGGAGCAAATTCGTTTTGCGATACTCCTTTAATGATATGCTTTGCAGCCATCAGCTCTATATCGTATTTAGCCCAGTGAGAAGTAATATCTTTAAACGTCTTGTTGTATTCCATAACCGCATATTTTGAAAAATGTTCGGTCTCAAAAGTAATTCCTTTATCGACGGCCTTCCCTCCGACATAATCCCATCTGTGGGTGGCTTCATTTAACCAGTATACTCCTACCTTGTTGATATCGAGAACTTTCTTTGCATCGTATTTCATTGTAACCGTCACCGGTTTGGCAAATTGCCCTATCTTTTTATGACCGGAATAGATCTCAAACTCAAATATTTTCGATACAGGAGCAGCTCCACTCGTAGCCTCTATATCCTTCGCCTCAAAATCCGATTCATTGACAGTCAATCTCAGGCCGCCATCTTTTTCCACCCCGCCGCCTGAGGCTAAAAAATCAGCATCCATTTTAAATTCAACGTTATTTGATTTTATAACTATTCCCCTGTGGGCTGACAGAACTTTATCCAGCGTTTTTGCATCCATTTCAACTTCTACACTGTCTACGGCATCTTGAGTGGTTACATCAAGGGTAACATCGCTTTTATCCAGCGACTTTAATTCCTTTTCCACCAGATCGGGGGATATTTTTACCAGCATCTTTATTCTGCCGGAATCATCTTTTGTCTTGATTATTTCATTTTGCTTCGGCTCGGCAGTGCTTCCAGCCCCTCCTGATCCGCCGGAGCCCCCCGAAGTCAAACCACCATCGTCCGTACGGTTGATGGTGTAGCTGTAGACGCCTACATCGCTTGTCACACCATTTTTAAAGGATATAGCCTTTATGGTGACGGAACTGCTGATGGTAATGGGCGTCTGGTACAGGAGGGATGAGGTAGTCGGTTCCTCACCGTTCAGAGTATAATATATTTTTGCATCCCGGGTGCCGCAGGTCAAAGCCACAGTTTGGGAGCTATTATACGTTCCCGGCGCCAGGCTGGCCACCGGCTTTTGCGGCTTAAAAGTCATGTAGATTGGCCTTGAGCTGATGAATTCGGTATTCTGGCTGCCATAAACATATTCATCAGCATATAATGAAAAATAACCCGCATCGGGCAAAACTATATCAAGATTCCCGGAACCGTAGACCATATCCACCACAGTATTATCGATATCCGTCACCAAAAGCCATCTATTATTATCAAAATCATATCTGTCGACAAATACCTGAACCGCCCCGTAAACCTCCTGACTTACTGTGTTATTATAGGCTTTGGCCATGATCTCGCCCGTTATCCTGCCTTTGGTGTCCGGGTATGGAGTGTCGGGCACTATTTCCAGCCTGGGAAGGTTGAAGGCCCGGTATCCATTTACCAGCCCAAAACCAAATTCCGTATCGACGCCGGGTTCACCCAGGTCGATGGCGCTTTCCATTATGGTTTTCTCTATATCTTCGTTCGATAAGGACTCATCGCCGGCTTTTAACAGCGCCGCCAGCCCGGACACAATGGGCGCGGCCTGTGAGGTGCCCGACTCGTACTCATAATTACTGTTAAGATATGTACTGATAATTCCCACTCCCGGGGCTGCCACATCCACCTCATCGCCGGTATTGGAAAAATCTGCGATTATAAAGCCCGTATTGCTATACCAATCCACGGCCCCCACGCCCAATACGCCGCTGTACGCCGCAGGATAACCGACGGGCGAATCATATTTCTTGTCATTCTGTACGATGTCCAGGTCCCCGGGCTCATCGGTTGTCCAGTGGTTGCTTTCGTTTCCTACGGCTGCCACCATAATGACACCTTTTTCCAGCGCATACTGGATGGCCTCATATTCGATCTGGCTGAAAGCATCCACCGTTTTCCCACTTTCATCAACTATGTATCTTGACCGTTCAAGGCTCATATTTATTATATCGGCTCCGTGATTTACCGCCCACTTAATTCCTTCTATAATTTTCCCGGAATCTCCTTCGCCGTTCGCATCGAGAACCTTTACCGGCATTATTTTTACTCCGCTGGCTGCGCCGGCGATCCCTATAGTATTATTGGCTATAGCCCCGATAATCCCGGCCACATGGGTGCCGTGGCCGTTATCATCCTCCGGAACACTATCGCCATTCACAAAATCATATCCGGGGACGATGCTCCCGGCAAGATCAGGATGGTCGCTGTCAATACCGGTGTCCAGCACAGCCACCGTCACATCTTTTCTCCTATCCTCGCTCACCTTTTCCCATGCCTTCTCCATCTCAGTAGCTAAAATCCACCATTGATTATTAAATTCTGCATCATTGACCGCGTTTTGCGTTTTATAATCTTTTATTCCATATTTATCGTCGGATCTGTATGTATCGGCTATCTTATAAATATACACCGGTTCGACATATTCAATATTTGGGTCCTTTTTCATCCTTTCGATGGCCTCAAAAACATTTTCCCCGGGGCTCAAATCAATGGTTTTTACCGTATAACTCGATTCCGACCCGGAGGCTTTAAGGGAAAATCCCTTTTCATAAACTGTGTCAGGCTGCCCTTTATACTTCACCATCAATTTATTGGGCACAATTCCTGCAATACCGCTGTTATGGGTATTTGCTAAAACAGGCGCCGAAAAAACTTCAAACAAAATCAGTGTGAAAATTACTACCGGTACTAGCACGAATTTTTTAAAAAAATAGTTCATGTGCATCCCCCTTGTACATGTTTTATAAATTAATACCACAAAAAAAATAAAAATCCTCCTCGGACTTTGTTATATTTTGTCAAAATAATGCATCCACAATGCCCAGTTCATGTATGGTAACTGAACCGCCCACCCCTACGCTGGATTTTTCGGGCACTAATTCGACGGCTCTTTTTGCCGCTTCCTCTCTGGTGGGCACATATATGGCATCAAAACCGTTTTTAATAAGAGCTTTTACCGCCCTTTGGCACCTTTGCTCATAAAATTTAGATTTTACGCTCATAAAAATCCTCCCCTAATCAGCGGTTTATCTACGACAGATGCTTTACAAACATGCGGACTAAAAAAGCCGCGCCAAGACGTGGCTAATCTATTTTGAAAATATTTATAGGTGAATGATTTTGAAAATAAAATGGCGCTTCAAACAAAACTTTTTAAATCATAGATGGGGATATCTATTTTTCTAAATCCTGTATCCACTGTAATGATACCGCATTTTAATGATATTGCGGACGATACTATCAAAGCATCGGGCATTTTTAGCCCGTACTCTGCCCTTATCTGTGCAGCTACAGTAGCCACATGTTTATCTACAGAAACCAGGTTCAAATTAGGAAAATTATTAATAAACTTATTTATTTCAGTAACCAATTTTGCATCTTTCATCTTCAAGGGTTTCACGAGCAGTTCAGCAAGAGAGATGACAGAAACATAGCCTTTCACTTCGGCATTTTTTATTAATGTTAGAACTTTTTTTGAAGCCAAGCCAAATTCATCATTTCCTTCTAAAAATAAATAAGGACATTTGTATCTATCAGCACTTTTTTATCCTGTTTAATGCGGTCAATCAAGACGTCTATTCCCAATCTTCTCTCTCCTTTTTAACATACTCATCCATCTCTTCAGCGCATTTGCCATAGGTTCCCTTTGCGATTCCATAATAGTATTCTACATAATCTTGCGGCTCCGGTGTTAATATAATTCTATTATCTTTTTGTTCTATCAAAAGTTTATTGCCTTTTTTTATTTTTAGTGCCCTGCATATTTGCGCCGGAATAGTAATTTGGTTTTTGCTTGATAGTTTTACGCTATGCATGATTTCTTTACCTCCTTCAATGTTTCTTTACTTTTAATTATAATATTTACTTTCAAGAACTTCAACTTTAATATCAGTTCTTCGCATCGACTAGGATATAAAAAAGCTGTGGAAATTCCACAGCTTAACTTTTTCAAATACTCAATAACTAATCTTCGCATTCTTCATCATCAGCCTCATATTCTTCATCATAATAACCTTACTGTTCAACCTCGCCGTAACTTTCCAGAACAGAGGGGTATTCTTCGTTTTCTTTTGGTTCTTCCACTCTCATTAATTGCGTAATAAAATGCCATTCATCCCCGTAGTCAAATAAAAACAACATTTTTTCTTTACATAGTTAAAGACTTTGCCAACCTTGGCTCTTTTAAAACTCCGGGAAATTGTTCTCCTTCGCCGATATCTGCAAATAATTCATAGCCTTCATCGGATCTGGGCCATCTTTTTATATTGCTGTAAAACCCAAAAGCATGGTCAAAATCAAAGCCAAAGCTTTCGATAATGATTTCCGCCAGGTCGTATAAACTCATCTTCTCGGGTATTGCTATGACCCTGTAGGGCATTCCCCTGACTCTACCTTCCCAATCCGATGCAGTTGCTTTCAAAATCAGTATCTTTTCGTCATCTTTGGCTGGTTTTCTGGTCATCCGTATTCCTCCATTCTTTATGCTGTAAAAATTGCTTTTTATGGCCAGTTCCCTTGTTTTCTCTTCTATTCCTTTTTCTATGATGTTGAATGAGACAGGGGACGGTTCCTTGACTCAAAAGTGAGTCAGAGAACCGTCCCCTGTCTCATTCCTGTCAAACATCAAGAAAGCCGGGAGAATAGCATTGGCATTTGATGTTTTGGAAAGAGCAGTAAAATCAGCATCTGAAAATCAAGGTTCGTGAAAAGAAGTAAAAAAGTAGGGTTTCTACACTAGAATCAATGACTTAATTGATGAAAGTTCATCTTGCACATATTGCACATTTATGCTAGACTTATTGAAGAGGTGGTTATATGCTGAATGAATATGGTTTTACCGAGGCAAGAAACGATTTTTCTCGGGTATTTAATATGGTATTTAATGAGCGGGAACCGGCGGTCATCAGAAGAAACCGGGATCAAGAGGTATTAATGTTGCGCAAGGATTTGCTGAAAGATATGCTCTCGGCTTATGTTCTTGATGTAGATCTATTGCCCGAAAATGATTGTTCTTTTACCGTATCTATAGATATACTGGAACTTGCGGCTAACGGTCCTACACAAGAAGAAGCCTTAAATGAGCTTATACAAGATTTGAAAATATATGCTCAAGACTATATGGAAAGGTCTCAACTTTTTCTTAATGCTCCCAACCGTAAACACCACTTGCCTTACCTTCTTAGAATTTTACTTTGTGATTCGGACGAAGAGATAAAGTCGCTTTTAAAGGTGCATCATGCCTCCTAGATTTCGAGATTTAAAACGTTATTGTGACAATAACGGTTGGGTCATGGTTAAAAATACCGATCATTTTACTACGAAAAGGTTTTATCTGATGGGTCGCTGTTAAGGACTAAAATAAGCCATGCATTGCAAAAGGAAATACCGGGGAACTTATGGAAAAAAATACTGAAGTTACAGTTAAAAATGCAGGAAGATGAGTTCTGGAGTAGCATAAAGTAGCTCATTCTACAAACATGCGGGCTAAAAAAGCCGTGCTTTTTTGTGCGCGGCTGAATTTATTTTAATGTTTGCTGAATTTATTTCATTGTTTCTGTCCAGCAGTTTATCTACAAAGTATTTTCTCTGCGTTTTGTTGTTTTATTTTTATTATCCTGACTCTATATTTTATCTATATTTTATCGATCCAGCATCCAGTTCGTCGGTGATGTTATAGTGTAAATCAGTTCAAGAGTAGCATATTTTATAAAGTGTCAACAATCCCATCCCCTTGACAATCATCCGATGTATACTAAATAAAAAACCTGACCAAAAATGCAATTTTCACCAATCTAACGTGATGAATAATTATTTTTCTTTTATCCTCTCATCTCTGATTTGCTCTGCCGTTACATCCTTTTTTTCTTTATCGGCTAAAAGCCCATATAAAAAATCTGCATTAGGAGTCCCTTGATTTTTAATTGGTATAAGTTTAGCTACTTCCTTACCATTCCTTGTTATAATAACTTCTTCTTTATCTACAATTTCTAAATATTTTCCTGCTCTTGTTTTAAACTCTGTTGCATTAACAATCATTTTAACACCTCCCACTTTGATTAATTAAATTATACCATTATTAATTAATCAAAAGCGAATTCTCATAATCCTCCGATTCTATGTTTTTCCTGAAGGCGGCTTATGTCGTTTGTTTCTTTTTTGTTTTTCCCTTCTGCGTTCATTGTGGATTTGTACAGGTAGGTGCTATCAATTCCAAAAATTTTGCATTTTTGGCTATTAATTAATGCATATTAATTAAATCTCTATAATCTATCCCTGCGAAAGTTGAGTGTCTAATTTATTAGAAAGATGATATAATATAAATATAATCTATCTTGAGGTGATTGTATATGAGTATAAAAGTTACGGTTGTAGTTCAAAAAGATGAAAACTGGTACGTCGCAAAGTGTATCGAAAATAACGTAGCTTCACAGGGTAAAACAATCGAGGAAGCGCTAAACAATTTACGTGAAGCATTGGAGTTATATTATGAAAATGAAAAACCGGATATCTCCTATTATCAGACTTTTATAACCACCATGGAGGTAGCGCTATAATGGGATCAAAGTATCCTGTTCTCCCTCCAGACGATATAATAAAAGTTCTTGTGCAGTTAGGATTTAAAAAGGTATCGCAAAAAGGTAGCCATGCAAAATATGTAAAATCAGGTGCAAATAAAAAAGTTGTTATAATACCTATGGCACTATGAAATTGCAAAAGGAACGTTAAAAAGCATATTAGAACAGGCTGGGATAACACTGGAAGATTTTTTAAAGTATTTAAAATAACTTAAAATAGATGGTTTTTCTTCTTCTTCACCTTCAACATAATAAACATAAATCACATTGCCAGGTTTATCAATCATCGCACAATTGCTTGATAGATTCGTAATCTGTAACAACTGCACCGGCTCCGGTTTTCCGCCAATCACGTATGCATTGTAACATCTTGGAAGCCTTTGGCAGCAATATTCACCAGCAAACTTTTAATATCTTCTGATAATTTGATTGCAAATAAATATATTAAAACGCCGACAAGAGCGTCTGCAAATTTCGGCCATGTCCTCCAGCGAAAATCTTCTATTATTCTCCTGCCTTCCCGGCCTTTCTTCTGTCTCAGTTGTTCATCACGACTTAACCTGTCAATAGCCTTCTCTGTAGTCTCAATGTCATTTACCGGCACCAATATGCCGTTTACGCCATTTTGAATTAAATCCCTGTTTCCCCTCATGTCTGTCTTTTGAATAAAATTATTTCCTCATCCCCCGAACTTTTCTATCCCTTCCCTTACTTTTTCCACCACGTAGTCTATCTCTTCATCAGAGAGGTTGTTGTGAAAGGGCAGGGAGATGGTGGAAGAAGCGATGGGCACCATCTATCATTGTCCTAAATTTATAAAGTATAAATGGTTTTCCATGCTGACCTACTCTTTTTTTGATGGTATAAGACGGGCCCTGGTGAAGTCAGCTTTATGCATAACGAAATCATGACCATAGGAACAACAGCAATTAAAAGACCTGTTATAGAAAGTATTATATCAAAAAATCTCTTCAATACAATTTGGGTCAAAAGAAAGATTTAATTCATCTAATTCAAACACCGGCATATCATCTATTCTGGTAAAATTAGACTTTGAAAGAAAGAACTCGTACATATTCGTCGATATTATCTTTCATCTATCACATATTCTATTTTAAACCATCCATCCGATATATTTTTAAATTTGCGTGCCACTTCAAAAGCTTCTTCTTTTGAACCTACCAGTGCTACTTTTTGTACGCCATGAATGCGCTTAATTGAAAATAAACAGTATATTTTCCACAGCAATATCAGCAGAAATTGTATCATTGCTCCTATTAAAAATACACTCCTGGGAAAGGCAAACCCTAATAAATGCCAGAATATATCCGGCATTAATTATTAATACATCTGTTATCACCATAAAAAAAGAATCCAAAAAACCCAATTTTCTTACTTTCAATTATATTACCCCCCAAATTAATTACCCCCAAATTTTGTTTTTGAATTAGGTTTGCCGCAGCCTCAATGTTCAAGTATAGCCATGCTTTCAATTTTAATTCAAATACTTTCTTACATCTTCTACATCATTTATGCTAAAGATATCTTCCACCATTTTTTCGACCTTCCTGATGTCCCGGGTTTTCTTGATGGTTTCGATAATATCATCTGGAATATTTGAAAGCTTCTTTTTAAGCAGCTTCATAGCTAGTTCTTTCGCTTTTTCTTCTTTACCTTTTTCCATGCCCTCCTCTATTCCTTTTTCTATTCCTTTTTCTATTCCTCTTTCTATTCCTCTTTCTTCTACCTTCTTCAGTTCCTGCTCGGTATAGATTTTTAGCTTGGTCTGTTTTAATGTCTTTATCACATACTCCTGAACTTCTTCATTTATCATGTCCTCATACATCTTATACACCTCCACAGCTTTTATTATGTTTTTCCTGAAGGCGGCTTCAAGAAGCCTTTTCGCTTCTGATGAACTTTTTTCGCCTGTTATTGTTTGAAAGTATTTTTTCAATGCTTCCTGAAAATATTCATTGTCGCTCAGTAGTATAGAGCGAAGTTTTCTTCGACATTTCTTATTTCGCTCTGAACTATTATCTGTACAGGAATCCATTCACCGTTTATATAATATATGCCGTCTATGGGTTTTTCTATTTTTTTGTCGTGTTTTTTTTAGATACGATATGAGTTTTTCCGGAAATTTGTTGCATACAAAGCTGAGGGTCATTTCTTCAATGTTTATGTCGTTTATTTCTTTTTTGGCTTTCCCTGAATACTTTTTTGGACCTGTTTAATGCCTCACAAAGCCTTTGCCTTATCTTTGATGAAGCAACTGTTTCTGCAAATTCTTCCATTACATCATAACCCTCAGATGACGATATTCGGGGAACCCTGAAGTAGATTTCGCCGAAACCTTCTTCTATCCTATCGGATAGCTCTTCGTCAGGTTCATAATCTGTCAAAAATTCAACTTCCCCCGTCTTGACATTCAAAAAATATTGGTGCATAGGATCATTATCCTCATATGCATCGACGAGCTCATCAAGCAATCTTTTAGAAATCTTCATTATAAATCCTCCACTCCGTTTTACCGCTGGCGGCACAAATTAATTATGAATAAAAAATGCTATCCGTTTAATACTATATCATTCCATGTACCTCGGAAAGCGATTTCCAACATATTTGCGCAAAGATCGGCACTTTCAAGTTCAGTATCCTCGACCAGCATTTTGTTCAAGACTTCTATATCCAGTCCCTCATGAATCAGTGCATTCCGTATCTTTTCGTATGCTTTTATTATATACTTTCTCCATTTCCGTTGTTGTTCAGTATTATTATTCAGTCTTTTTGAACAAAACTCCCCTATAGTTATCCCTATGCCTCTTCCCCTTATTTCCTCACAACATAAAGTGTTCAATGCTATAAATAAATCTACAAGCCTTTCATCCGCATCTTTACAGCTTATGCTTTTTGCAAACCATCGAAGTGCATTTTTATATCTTTCACGCCGACCTGGGTCAGCATTATTTATAAAGTCATACATTTTCTTTAGCCATTTATCCCAGTCTTTGCCGGGGATAAACCACTCCCTATCTATTGGGCAAGTATCTAAAGGCCAGGAAAAGCAGGGTGAAAAAGGATTTCCAAAAGGATTAGCAGCCCATTCATCAGTCTTATAAATCACAACCGGACTATCTATAGAAAACCAGTGATTCATTTCACCGACACTTGTTGCGGCTTGAAGTACCGAAATAATAGAACGGATTTCTTTCAAAGGAAGAAATTCCGGTTTTATTATATTCCATCCTGCTGAAAACTTATCAAATTCAATCTCATGTTTGTTACATGCTAATACATATCCTATTACCGGATAAGCTTCTGCAGAATACACCATTACCGCAGGAAGTCTGAGATAGCCCTTTATTTTTTCTATTAAATGATACTCTTCTTTCTTAATCGAGCGGATACGCCATTTCGCATCAAGTTCAACCTCTGGAAAGTAATATGTGCCGCTTATGCCTAAAAGTGGAACAACAAATTCTATGTTATACGAGCCTCTTTCCCAAACATTTTTACTTTGCAGAAATATTTCATCGAAGCATTGATTATTCCAATCAAGAGATTTTGTTATATTTAAATACCTCCATAATATGGAAACCAAAAATTCCATGGGAAAAGTAAAATCTCCTATAGGACCTCTTTCTTTTTTGGGTATAAATTTATTGAATAAATCATCATTTAAAAGTATCCTGGAAAACTTCCTGTAATCGGAAGAATTCTCTATAATATAATTAGATACTATAGGTACTAATGATAACGGATATCGCATCTCGGACGGCGTAGATTGAAAATTATCTTCTTCGATAAGATTGAAAAGTATGAGGGCTTCTTCTGCCGGGGGTTTTTTATGATCGCTCACGCATTTAGATAATAAGCCAAGAATCTCAATAATTAATGTTTTTACAAGAGCATAAAAATCATTATTAAACATAAAAATATACACTCCACCGGATGCTTTTTAACATCCGTTGCAATTACCAGCTTTCTAATCACCAAGGCATCCCTAATTCACCCGGAAAGGTTCTTGTGCTAAATTTATGTTAGCAGCCGTCCTGGCTCGTTCCCTTGTAATCTTAGTTTAAATAGTTTCTTACATCTTCTACATCATTTATGCTAAAGATATCCTCCACCATTTTTTCGACCTTCCGGATGTGACAGTTCTTTTATTGCAGCGTAAAAATCGCTGTGCCAGTCGCTCATGTTACATTCTCCTGTTTTTATTATATTATTTTGGTTGTCCGGTATCAAATGTTGTCACCAAATCCGTCCCGGTAACAACTTCATAGCATATGCAATTATCAAAGTGACTGATGAGCCAGGGAATGTGAGCCACGGGACGGTTCTCTAACTCACTTTGCTGCACTGAGTCAAGTCGAGTAGACATGGGCCTTGCGGCCCATGCCCCTCACAGAACGGACGTGCCTAATTAAGGCATCCGGCTCTTCATGCAGTCATTTGCTTCGGGCTATGCCTTACCATAAAGTTTTCTGCTATATACTGTGCGCCTCGTGGCGCACGGAATCGTCCCCTGACTCATTTCTAATATCACAATATCTTTTTTTCCCACTCCCAGGCCGTCTTAATGATAAAACCCAGATCGTTGTACTTAGGTTTCCAGCCAAGCTTTTGCTTTATCTTAGTAGAATCGGCCACAAGCTCAGGAGGATCGCCGGGCCTCCTCGGAGCATACTCCACTGGAAAACCTACTCCGGTAACCCTTTTTGCCGCATCTACCACCTGCTGCACCGAATATCCCTGACCGTAACCGCAATTGAAAACATCACCTTTACCGCCCTCCAGTAAATACTCCAGGGCCAGCACGTGGGCATCCGCCAGGTCCATGACATGGATGTAGTCCCTTATACATGTACCGT from Biomaibacter acetigenes includes these protein-coding regions:
- a CDS encoding DUF4351 domain-containing protein, producing the protein MKKYFQTITGEKSSSEAKRLLEAAFRKNIIKAVEVYKMYEDMINEEVQEYVIKTLKQTKLKIYTEQELKKVEERGIERGIEKGIEKGIEEGMEKGKEEKAKELAMKLLKKKLSNIPDDIIETIKKTRDIRKVEKMVEDIFSINDVEDVRKYLN
- a CDS encoding UPF0158 family protein — its product is MKISKRLLDELVDAYEDNDPMHQYFLNVKTGEVEFLTDYEPDEELSDRIEEGFGEIYFRVPRISSSEGYDVMEEFAETVASSKIRQRLCEALNRSKKVFRESQKRNKRHKH
- a CDS encoding HEPN domain-containing protein yields the protein MFNNDFYALVKTLIIEILGLLSKCVSDHKKPPAEEALILFNLIEEDNFQSTPSEMRYPLSLVPIVSNYIIENSSDYRKFSRILLNDDLFNKFIPKKERGPIGDFTFPMEFLVSILWRYLNITKSLDWNNQCFDEIFLQSKNVWERGSYNIEFVVPLLGISGTYYFPEVELDAKWRIRSIKKEEYHLIEKIKGYLRLPAVMVYSAEAYPVIGYVLACNKHEIEFDKFSAGWNIIKPEFLPLKEIRSIISVLQAATSVGEMNHWFSIDSPVVIYKTDEWAANPFGNPFSPCFSWPLDTCPIDREWFIPGKDWDKWLKKMYDFINNADPGRRERYKNALRWFAKSISCKDADERLVDLFIALNTLCCEEIRGRGIGITIGEFCSKRLNNNTEQQRKWRKYIIKAYEKIRNALIHEGLDIEVLNKMLVEDTELESADLCANMLEIAFRGTWNDIVLNG